In the Candidatus Caldatribacterium sp. genome, ATACATCCTGAAGATCCTCGAGAAGCTCGAGTAGGACTTCGAGAAGCTCGAGGAGCGGATGCTTTGTGTGGAGAGGGAAATCGCCTCCCTCAAGGTCTGGTACGGGGTTTTTTCCTTTGTCGTTCCCTCGATGCTTCTTGCCATCATTTTGCGGGGGTTGAAGCTCGAATGACAAGGACAGGGTTCTTTTTCCGGGAATTCCTGGGGGCAATTCTTCGGGACTTGCTCTTTATCCTTTCGGGGGAGAATGAGTGCTTAGACCTCTCCACCTTCCCCTTCCCCGGGGAGATACGGACGATTGAGCGCATCGCCAAGAGGTACTTCGACTGCGAGGCCTGCAGGAGCTACCTCTACCCCGTCCGCCCCTGCGCTTTAGTCTTTGCCATCCGGAGTGCTGAACGGGGGCGCAAGGGCTTTGAGTTTGGGGTTGTGGCGGCAAAGAACACAGACCTTGCGACACAAGCGGAGTGGGCCTGCGCCACCGTGAAAAAGAACTTCGAGCGCTTCAGGGAAAGCGGCGAGGAGGACTTCATCGCTTTTCTCGGGAAACGCTGGGCTCCCATTGGGGCAGAGAACGATCCCGAGGGGCTCAACCGCTTTTGGGTGGACAACGTGAAGTTCTTTTACCACAAGTACCTGAGGAGGTAAAGGATGTTCCTTGACGTTCTCTTCCTCTTCCTATNNNNNNNNNCGCTTTTTGAAGGAAAAAAGGCGAAGGGGAAAAGCTTCTGCGGATCCTGAGGCTCGCTGAAGAAGCCGTCCTCTTTGCCGAGGACGCCTTCCCTAACTCCCCCGGGGTGGAAAAGCTCAAGAAAGCCATCGAGTACCTCAGGGGCGCCCTTGCGAAAGCCGGGATAAAGCTTGAGGACAAAGAGCTCGAAGCCAAAGTCCGGGTAGCGTACCAGAGGCTCCAGGGAGAAGCCCTTGAGCGGATTTTGGAACGATTGCGGCGCTGAAAACCCGTCCCCAGGCTCCCCTCCTTCTCATCCCCGGGGATTTTGCCAAAATCACGCGAGAGTCTCGGGAATCCTACTCCTCATCTGGGTGGTTCCCCGAAGGACCGAATGACTCCCTGGGTCCTGGAGCCCCTCCCTGAGGCCATTTCCCGATTTGCGAAAAAGGGTGATTTGGGGAGAAAGTGCCTTGAGATGGGGCTTCCCTCGCTTTGTCCTCCCTTTTGGAGGGACTCAAAAAGGGGAGGAAATCTTCGCAAATCCCCTTTTCCCTTTTCTTCAAGAGGAGATTTGCGAAAATGGAGGGAATACCCCGGAAAGGAAACCAGGATTGGTGCGGCAGAGAGAGGGGTGGAAAAGGGGGATTTTCGAAAATCGATTTGGCCAGGGGAAAGGGAGAACGATTTGCGAAGTTTTCTTTTGCAAATTCTCCTTGTGTATCAAGGGTTTCCTCTTTCTCTTACCCTGCGCGGAGAGGATTTGGGAAAGAGGAATCCCTCGATTTTCGAAACTTTTCTTCCCCAGACCCTTCTCTCCCTCTTTCCATGAGGGAAAGAGACCTCTTGCTCTCAAGGAGAAACTGGGGTATACTCCCTTTAGAATCCAGGAAGGGACTGCTCTTTGACAATTCCATAGACCGTTCGCGGGATTGAAACTCATAAAAAAGCGCTCGGACTCAGCCGCGACTATGCTGAGCTTTGACAATTCTATAGACCGTTCGCGGGATTGAAACAGGCCTTAAGCCTCCCTTTCCAACATTTCTTCGTAAACTTTGGCAGCTCTATAGACCGTTCGCGGGATTGAAACTTATCTTTTTCAGTTACTAAAATAGTTACAGGAATTCCTTTGGCAACTCCATAGACCGTTCGCGGGATGGCGGTCGGGAAATAGAAAGGAATGAGCGTTTTCATCCCTTTCGGGGAAATCCAGAATACCGGCACGGGAGGCTACCGGCCCACCGGCAAGCTCTTTCTACTTCTTCCTCCCTCCAGGGGGAGAGAAAGTACCGTAAATCATCAGGTAGAGCCCTTCCAGCATGAGAAAGAGGGCAATCAGGGCAATCAGCACTGCAAAGACTTCCCGAGGGCTGGTTTTGGTGCTCAGGGTTGCAAGAAATATTGCCAGAGTAAAAAAGGGGGCTAAAATCGAAAAGATGGTGTAGTATACGAACACGCTCCCTCTGTTAAGCCCTATGCGCTGGCAGATCCAGAGAGTCACCACGAAAAAAATAACCCATGGAAGAGCAATGTAGCCTTTCCCGAAGAGTCTGAGGATGTTAACAATAATCATCCCAAAGCCGGTCAACCATACGCGCAGAAGTATCGACCCGATTTCCTGCCACTGGCCCTCCAGTACTCCTCTCCAGCCCACCCTGAGGAAAATCAAAAGGGCGATAAGAGAGTAAAAGGGGAGCGTGAAGAGATAGTACACAAAGGCACTGACGCCCCCAATTGCCCTTGCGATGGCTCTGAAGAAAATAAAGGCCAGCAGGGCAAAAGAGGCAAATCCCGGTGAGAGGAGCCCCTCAGCAACCAAACCTCCGATGAAGACCACCATGGCGAAATTGGAAAGAAAATCATGAAACACAGGGTTTACCCTCCTCTCGTGTTCTTGCCCCATACTTCTCTTGATGCCTGAAATTCACGTTCCTTAAGGCAAGAACCTCAGCGCGCCTTCCTGGGCTCTCCATCGCTCATGTTGAGGACCTCAAGGATTGTCCGGGTGATTTCCATTTTCGCCCTTGTTGCAAAGCGCCTGTCGATTTTTCCGCGTTGACGCTGAGAGGTTATCCAACTCCTCAGCCGTCAGGCGGCCTGCCTCTTGAAGATAGACAATGCCAACAACGGTAAATATCGCCGATGGTACAAAAGGTACCATCCTTCCGGTTGCCTCCAGGATAACTCCGCCAACAAAACCCCAAAATTTACCCAGGATAGTCCCAAAATGCCGCCGACAATGCCACCCAAAACGGCAAATTGAATTGCTTCCCTTATGCTCTTTACTCTGGCCTCTCGAGGGGCGGTCTCTCTCCTGTACCTCTCTGCAAGAGACGAATCCGGATTCCTGGTAACCCACTTTTCCATGAAGGCATCGTACCTTTCAATATTCCTCGAGGCGTTTACGGCCATCTCCTCCTGATTCCTGAGGGCAAAAAGGAGAGCCCTCGCATTCTCTCCTTCCATGTCCGAGGTCTTAAGAAGAGAGAAGATAAGCCCGTTCGGGGAGTATTCGCATAGTTTTTCAGCCAGTAGCCTGCCTCCTGCAGGTTGAGGTTTCTGGCCTGCCTTTTCAGGAGTTCCCGAAACTCAGCGACATTCCTCGCCACCTCTCCTCCACCCTTAAATCCCTGCCCCAGGGCGTAGCGGAGAGTCCGGGGTGCCAAAGCGAGGCTTTCGGAATCGTAACAGAAGGAGAGCCTTCGTTCAGCTTCGCCGCAGAAAGGTAAGTCTTTCACAGCTCTTCAGAGCTCAATAACCTCATTCGGTACCTCTGCGAACACCTCGCATCCGTCCTCGGTAACCCGAAAGCCAACCTCCCAGCGGAAGCCGTATTCCTCGGCGGTGAAGAAGGTATCCGCCATGAAAGTCATGTTCTTCTTCAGGCGGTACTGAGAGTTGCGCTCCACCCAAGGCTTCTCCACCTCCAGTATCCCGGTACCGTGGCAGGGTCCGTAGAGGTAGTTCGCCGCATATCCGTGGTCTTGGAAGTACTTGTAGAACTTTACAGCTATATCCCTTGCCTCCACACCTTCCCTAACCCACTCCAAGGTCTTGCGATGGGCATCAAGGCCAAACTGGATTCTTTTCCGGACATCGTCTGGCATTTTCCCAAAGAAGATCGGTCGGCCAATGGAGGAGGCATACCCTCCAAACCTCGCCCCCACGCAAATCTGAATCACTTCGCCCTCCCTGAGCCTATCAGAACCTGCCCGGTTTATAGCGCTTTTGGTCTTCTTCCCCCCGAAGACGTAGACGGGAAAGGCCTCCGATTCCGCCCCAAGGCGGTACATCGCCTCGTGGAGCAGGCCCACCACTTCGGTCTCCCGCATCCCGGGCTTTAAGATTCCAAGGACCTCCTCGAGAGCCAGGGCACTTATGCGGTGGGCCTCCCGCATCAGGGCGATCTCGTTTTCGGACTTTATCATCCTCATTTCGGTGATGATCCACTCTGCCCGAACGATTTCTCCTCCGGGACCCAGGGCTTCCCTGATGCCCTCAAGAACCGGAACAGGAAGAATGGCATAGTCCCCAAGGGCAAGCCTTTTGATTCCCCTTCCTCCGGAGACCTCGTCAAAGACATCCCGGAAAGTGGAAAGTTCAAGCTCCGGGTACTCTGGCTCTGCCGATTCCCGGTAGGCAAGGAGTTTCCGGATTTTCGGAATTTTACTCCTTTCGCGGGCAAAGGGTTCCGACTCGGGGCCGACAAGAAGGACAGGTTCCCCTTCCTTAGGGACAAGGACTCCGGCGCTCTCAAAAACCGGCCAGTAGTCACTGAGGTAGCGCACGTTGCCCTGGTCCGCTTCGTTCGAGTGCACG is a window encoding:
- a CDS encoding aminopeptidase P family protein, coding for MEESTVLWGIPESEFRERVERIQEKLVEHDFDAYLVHSNEADQGNVRYLSDYWPVFESAGVLVPKEGEPVLLVGPESEPFARERSKIPKIRKLLAYRESAEPEYPELELSTFRDVFDEVSGGRGIKRLALGDYAILPVPVLEGIREALGPGGEIVRAEWIITEMRMIKSENEIALMREAHRISALALEEVLGILKPGMRETEVVGLLHEAMYRLGAESEAFPVYVFGGKKTKSAINRAGSDRLREGEVIQICVGARFGGYASSIGRPIFFGKMPDDVRKRIQFGLDAHRKTLEWVREGVEARDIAVKFYKYFQDHGYAANYLYGPCHGTGILEVEKPWVERNSQYRLKKNMTFMADTFFTAEEYGFRWEVGFRVTEDGCEVFAEVPNEVIEL